The following are encoded in a window of Manihot esculenta cultivar AM560-2 chromosome 8, M.esculenta_v8, whole genome shotgun sequence genomic DNA:
- the LOC110620821 gene encoding uncharacterized protein LOC110620821 isoform X2 yields the protein MEAEPDQKEEALRLKTIAETKYSNSNIKSALKHAKKAHSLCPNLDGLSSLLTALKILRVASKTHSDITDWYKILQVEPFSHINTIKKQYKKLALILHPDKNPYLGCEEAFKLVGEGFRVLSDKIRRKEYDMRLRIKLQEERVNDNTVVETFWTACSRCRLLHQFERRYLGHNLVCPSCKKSFEAVEVEEGDKEDGIGAGVRIRSERLRRKVVIAEGFGNLGSKKKMGNDSRVKPRGGGRVDELNSRGNAVSSEKTGSMGLRSKVGVSQMGDRMGLSANLKVNERGSGAWSGGRLRTGGLRRKMSTVDEVLERSKPKRVKVGADMMTLAEMQLEAKKKSFKEKAKLKEKEKQKDAMKKRTEKKEKLGLLKKLGDTKIKNGGASKKSGEMDLEGVTSDESEDLGIKRRGASEKSVNKKVERPRGLRSGGLEIMAVKDSDFYDFDRDRVERSFKKGQVWALYDDDRIPRHYGLIDEVVSVNPFEVELSWLELQCNGNEKLICWEKMGFYMSCGRFKVSRKTIVNSLNIFSHVVDCERAAREVYRIYPKKGSVWALYNEVDLSAEARNQCARDKQCYEIVVFLTTYSEMHGLSMAYLEKVDGFKTVFKRREVGCHAIRWLENDDVRLLSHQIPARKLSADELFSLV from the exons ATGGAAGCGGAACCAGACCAAAAGGAAGAAGCTCTCCGTCTCAAAACCATAGCAGAAACGAAGTACTCCAACTCCAATATCAAATCTGCTCTCAAACACGCCAAGAAAGCTCATAGTCTCTGTCCAAACCTCGACGGTCTCTCATCATTGCTCACGGCCTTAAAGATTCTCCGGGTAGCCTCTAAGACGCACTCTGACATCACTGACTGGTATAAGATTCTCCAGGTAGAGCCCTTCTCTCATATAAACACAATTAAGAAGCAATACAAGAAGTTGGCTTTAATTTTACACCCTGATAAAAACCCATATTTAGGATGTGAAGAGGCATTTAAGCTTGTGGGTGAAGGGTTTAGGGTTTTGTCTGACAAGATTAGAAGGAAAGAGTATGATATGAGGTTGAGAATTAAGCTTCAAGAAGAGAGGGTTAATGACAATACTGTGGTGGAGACATTTTGGACTGCGTGTTCTAGGTGTAGGCTTTTGCATCAGTTTGAGAGAAGGTATTTGGGACACAATTTGGTGTGTCCTAGTTGTAAGAAGAGTTTTGAGGCTGTGGAGGTGGAAGAAGGGGATAAGGAGGATGGTATTGGGGCTGGGGTTAGAATTAGGAGTGAGAGGTTGAGAAGAAAAGTGGTTATTGCTGAGGGATTCGGGAATTTGGGTTCGAAGAAAAAAATGGGAAACGATTCCAGGGTAAAGCCAAGAGGTGGTGGAAGGGTTGATGAGTTGAATTCAAGAGGTAATGCTGTGAGCAGTGAGAAGACTGGTAGTATGGGTTTGAGGAGTAAAGTAGGTGTTAGTCAAATGGGGGATCGGATGGGTTTGAGTGCTAACTTGAAGGTGAATGAGCGTGGTTCTGGGGCATGGAGTGGTGGGAGATTGAGGACTGGAGGTTTGAGGAGGAAAATGAGTACTGTTGATGAAGTCTTGGAGAGATCAAAGCCAAAAAGGGTGAAAGTTGGAGCAGATATGATGACACTAGCAGAGATGCAGTTGGAAGCAAAGAAGAAATCTTTTAAAGAGAAGGCAAAattgaaggagaaggagaagcagAAGGATGCAATGAAGAAGAGAacagaaaagaaggaaaaactTGGGCTCTTGAAGAAGCTAGGAGATACAAAGATTAAGAATGGTGGAGCTTCAAAGAAGAGTGGGGAGATGGACCTTGAAGGAGTCACTTCAgatgagagtgaggatttgggAATTAAGAGGCGTGGTGCATCAGAAAAGAGTGTAAATAAAAAAGTTGAGCGCCCAAGGGGTTTGAGAAGTGGAGGTTTGGAGATAATGGCAGTGAAAGATTCCGATTTCTATGACTTTGATAGAGACAGAGTGGAGAGGAGTTTTAAGAAAGGGCAAGTGTGGGCTTTATATGACGATGACAGAATACCAAGGCACTATGGCTTGATTGATGAAGTTGTTTCTGTGAACCCTTTTGAGGTGGAGTTAAGTTGGTTAGAACTTCAGTGTAATgggaatgaaaaattaatttgttgGGAGAAAATGGGTTTTTACATGTCTTGTGGGAGATTTAAGGTTTCTAGGAAGACAATTGTCAACTCCCTGAATATCTTTTCACATGTCGTTGATTGTGAAAGGGCAGCTAGAGAAGTTTATAGGATTTATCCAAAAAAGGGTTCAGTATGGGCACTTTATAATGAAGTTGATTTAAGTGCGGAAGCAAGAAATCAATGTGCTAGAGATAAGCAATGCTATGAAATTGTTGTGTTTTTAACCACTTACAGTGAGATGCATGGATTGAGCATGGCATACCTTGAGAAAGTTGATGGATTCAAGACTGTATTTAAGAGACGTGAAGTTGGATGTCATGCTATTAGATGGCTTGAAAATGATGATGTTCGCTTGCTTTCGCATCAAATACCTGCAAGGAAGCTTTCTGCTGATGAG CTCTTTTCTTTGGTGTAA
- the LOC110620821 gene encoding uncharacterized protein LOC110620821 isoform X1, with amino-acid sequence MEAEPDQKEEALRLKTIAETKYSNSNIKSALKHAKKAHSLCPNLDGLSSLLTALKILRVASKTHSDITDWYKILQVEPFSHINTIKKQYKKLALILHPDKNPYLGCEEAFKLVGEGFRVLSDKIRRKEYDMRLRIKLQEERVNDNTVVETFWTACSRCRLLHQFERRYLGHNLVCPSCKKSFEAVEVEEGDKEDGIGAGVRIRSERLRRKVVIAEGFGNLGSKKKMGNDSRVKPRGGGRVDELNSRGNAVSSEKTGSMGLRSKVGVSQMGDRMGLSANLKVNERGSGAWSGGRLRTGGLRRKMSTVDEVLERSKPKRVKVGADMMTLAEMQLEAKKKSFKEKAKLKEKEKQKDAMKKRTEKKEKLGLLKKLGDTKIKNGGASKKSGEMDLEGVTSDESEDLGIKRRGASEKSVNKKVERPRGLRSGGLEIMAVKDSDFYDFDRDRVERSFKKGQVWALYDDDRIPRHYGLIDEVVSVNPFEVELSWLELQCNGNEKLICWEKMGFYMSCGRFKVSRKTIVNSLNIFSHVVDCERAAREVYRIYPKKGSVWALYNEVDLSAEARNQCARDKQCYEIVVFLTTYSEMHGLSMAYLEKVDGFKTVFKRREVGCHAIRWLENDDVRLLSHQIPARKLSADEVPAFLKDCWELDPALLTSDLLAIG; translated from the coding sequence ATGGAAGCGGAACCAGACCAAAAGGAAGAAGCTCTCCGTCTCAAAACCATAGCAGAAACGAAGTACTCCAACTCCAATATCAAATCTGCTCTCAAACACGCCAAGAAAGCTCATAGTCTCTGTCCAAACCTCGACGGTCTCTCATCATTGCTCACGGCCTTAAAGATTCTCCGGGTAGCCTCTAAGACGCACTCTGACATCACTGACTGGTATAAGATTCTCCAGGTAGAGCCCTTCTCTCATATAAACACAATTAAGAAGCAATACAAGAAGTTGGCTTTAATTTTACACCCTGATAAAAACCCATATTTAGGATGTGAAGAGGCATTTAAGCTTGTGGGTGAAGGGTTTAGGGTTTTGTCTGACAAGATTAGAAGGAAAGAGTATGATATGAGGTTGAGAATTAAGCTTCAAGAAGAGAGGGTTAATGACAATACTGTGGTGGAGACATTTTGGACTGCGTGTTCTAGGTGTAGGCTTTTGCATCAGTTTGAGAGAAGGTATTTGGGACACAATTTGGTGTGTCCTAGTTGTAAGAAGAGTTTTGAGGCTGTGGAGGTGGAAGAAGGGGATAAGGAGGATGGTATTGGGGCTGGGGTTAGAATTAGGAGTGAGAGGTTGAGAAGAAAAGTGGTTATTGCTGAGGGATTCGGGAATTTGGGTTCGAAGAAAAAAATGGGAAACGATTCCAGGGTAAAGCCAAGAGGTGGTGGAAGGGTTGATGAGTTGAATTCAAGAGGTAATGCTGTGAGCAGTGAGAAGACTGGTAGTATGGGTTTGAGGAGTAAAGTAGGTGTTAGTCAAATGGGGGATCGGATGGGTTTGAGTGCTAACTTGAAGGTGAATGAGCGTGGTTCTGGGGCATGGAGTGGTGGGAGATTGAGGACTGGAGGTTTGAGGAGGAAAATGAGTACTGTTGATGAAGTCTTGGAGAGATCAAAGCCAAAAAGGGTGAAAGTTGGAGCAGATATGATGACACTAGCAGAGATGCAGTTGGAAGCAAAGAAGAAATCTTTTAAAGAGAAGGCAAAattgaaggagaaggagaagcagAAGGATGCAATGAAGAAGAGAacagaaaagaaggaaaaactTGGGCTCTTGAAGAAGCTAGGAGATACAAAGATTAAGAATGGTGGAGCTTCAAAGAAGAGTGGGGAGATGGACCTTGAAGGAGTCACTTCAgatgagagtgaggatttgggAATTAAGAGGCGTGGTGCATCAGAAAAGAGTGTAAATAAAAAAGTTGAGCGCCCAAGGGGTTTGAGAAGTGGAGGTTTGGAGATAATGGCAGTGAAAGATTCCGATTTCTATGACTTTGATAGAGACAGAGTGGAGAGGAGTTTTAAGAAAGGGCAAGTGTGGGCTTTATATGACGATGACAGAATACCAAGGCACTATGGCTTGATTGATGAAGTTGTTTCTGTGAACCCTTTTGAGGTGGAGTTAAGTTGGTTAGAACTTCAGTGTAATgggaatgaaaaattaatttgttgGGAGAAAATGGGTTTTTACATGTCTTGTGGGAGATTTAAGGTTTCTAGGAAGACAATTGTCAACTCCCTGAATATCTTTTCACATGTCGTTGATTGTGAAAGGGCAGCTAGAGAAGTTTATAGGATTTATCCAAAAAAGGGTTCAGTATGGGCACTTTATAATGAAGTTGATTTAAGTGCGGAAGCAAGAAATCAATGTGCTAGAGATAAGCAATGCTATGAAATTGTTGTGTTTTTAACCACTTACAGTGAGATGCATGGATTGAGCATGGCATACCTTGAGAAAGTTGATGGATTCAAGACTGTATTTAAGAGACGTGAAGTTGGATGTCATGCTATTAGATGGCTTGAAAATGATGATGTTCGCTTGCTTTCGCATCAAATACCTGCAAGGAAGCTTTCTGCTGATGAGGTCCCTGCTTTTTTAAAAGACTGTTGGGAACTTGATCCTGCTTTGCTTACTTCAGATTTACTAGCTATTGGTTGA
- the LOC110620993 gene encoding protein EMSY-LIKE 1 isoform X2: MDYELSDSSGTDDDLPPHQNTIAKGERFLGNGRSAVGCAAYSRMYTDMEAQIHHLEQEAYSAVLRAFKAQSDAISWEKEGLITELRKELRVSDDQHRELLTKVNGDEIIRRIREWRQTGGHQAARSSASQPVHNVVPSPSVSGSRKKQKTSQSGSMPGLPSMKYTHYPSSVPAGNHYVNRSSSGALAANEHTEAATSDPLIGRKVWTRWPEDNSFYEAVITDYNPAEGRHALVYDINTANETWEWVNLKEIPPEDIQWEGVDPGISLRGAHSGPGHGIKKSMSHVGYPSGGRGRGGSIKGESRREFLPTQNGFTKKVSDDIELFNTETLVQEVEKVFALNHPDPHELEKAKRMLKEHEQALVEAIEGLQMHLMVKVVTSNSCMAKQWMGIEVERKNLAENFNDDQRKGSWLNC, translated from the exons ATGGACTATGAACTTTCAGATAGTAGTG GTACTGATGATGATCTACCTCCACATCAAAATACAATTGCGAAGGGAGAACGGTTTTTAGGAAACGGAAGATCTGCTGTTGGTTGTGCCGCATATTCTAGAATGTACACTGACATGGAGGCTCAAATTCATCACCTTGAGCAAGAAGCTTACAGTGCTGTATTGCGTGCTTTTAAGGCTCAGTCTGATGCCATTTCTTGG GAGAAGGAGGGTTTAATAACAGAACTTAGGAAGGAGCTCAGAGTATCAGATGATCAACACAGAGAGCTTCTGACCAAAGTTAATGGGGATGAGATCATCAGAAGGATCAG GGAGTGGAGACAGACAGGTGGCCACCAAGCTGCAAGGAGCAGTGCATCACAACCAGTTCATAATGTTGTACCCAGTCCTAGTGTTTCAGGCTCCCGTAAAAAACAGAAGACATCCCAATCG GGATCAATGCCTGGTCTACCCTCTATGAAGTATACGCATTACCCTTCTAGTGTTCCTGCTGGAAATCATTATGTTAACCGTAGTTCTTCTGGAGCCCTTGCTGCAAATGAACATACTGAAGCAGCAACTTCTGATCCATTAATTGGAAGGAAAGTGTGGACAAGATGGCCAGAGGACAACAGCTTTTATGAGGCCGTCATAACTGATTACAACCCCGCTGAG GGCCGACATGCTCTAGTCTACGATATAAATACAGCTAATGAGACATGGGAATGGGTAAATCTCAAAGAG ATACCTCCAGAGGATATCCAATGGGAAGGTGTGGACCCAGGAATTTCTCTTCGTGGTGCCCATAGTGGGCCGGGCCATGGAATCAAGAAATCCATGAGCCATGTTGGTTATCCTAGCGGTGGAAGAGGGAGAGGAGGATCCATAAAGGGAGAATCCAGGAGAGAATTTCTGCCAACACAGAATGGTTTTACAAAGAAAGTTTCTGATGACATTGAATTATTCAACACAGAGACGTTGGTTCAGGAG GTGGAGAAGGTTTTTGCTTTGAATCATCCTGATCCCCATGAACTTGAGAAGGCAAAAAGGATGCTGAAA GAGCATGAACAGGCACTTGTCGAGGCAATTGAAGGCTTGCAGATGCATCTGATGGTGAAAGTG GTGACTTCCAATTCTTGCATGGCCAAGCAATGGATGGGGATAGAGGTTGAGAGAAAGAATTTGGCAGAAAATTTCAATGATGATCAAAGGAAGGGCTCATGGTTGAACTGTTAA
- the LOC110620993 gene encoding protein EMSY-LIKE 1 isoform X1 encodes MDYELSDSSGTDDDLPPHQNTIAKGERFLGNGRSAVGCAAYSRMYTDMEAQIHHLEQEAYSAVLRAFKAQSDAISWEKEGLITELRKELRVSDDQHRELLTKVNGDEIIRRIREWRQTGGHQAARSSASQPVHNVVPSPSVSGSRKKQKTSQSQGSMPGLPSMKYTHYPSSVPAGNHYVNRSSSGALAANEHTEAATSDPLIGRKVWTRWPEDNSFYEAVITDYNPAEGRHALVYDINTANETWEWVNLKEIPPEDIQWEGVDPGISLRGAHSGPGHGIKKSMSHVGYPSGGRGRGGSIKGESRREFLPTQNGFTKKVSDDIELFNTETLVQEVEKVFALNHPDPHELEKAKRMLKEHEQALVEAIEGLQMHLMVKVVTSNSCMAKQWMGIEVERKNLAENFNDDQRKGSWLNC; translated from the exons ATGGACTATGAACTTTCAGATAGTAGTG GTACTGATGATGATCTACCTCCACATCAAAATACAATTGCGAAGGGAGAACGGTTTTTAGGAAACGGAAGATCTGCTGTTGGTTGTGCCGCATATTCTAGAATGTACACTGACATGGAGGCTCAAATTCATCACCTTGAGCAAGAAGCTTACAGTGCTGTATTGCGTGCTTTTAAGGCTCAGTCTGATGCCATTTCTTGG GAGAAGGAGGGTTTAATAACAGAACTTAGGAAGGAGCTCAGAGTATCAGATGATCAACACAGAGAGCTTCTGACCAAAGTTAATGGGGATGAGATCATCAGAAGGATCAG GGAGTGGAGACAGACAGGTGGCCACCAAGCTGCAAGGAGCAGTGCATCACAACCAGTTCATAATGTTGTACCCAGTCCTAGTGTTTCAGGCTCCCGTAAAAAACAGAAGACATCCCAATCG CAGGGATCAATGCCTGGTCTACCCTCTATGAAGTATACGCATTACCCTTCTAGTGTTCCTGCTGGAAATCATTATGTTAACCGTAGTTCTTCTGGAGCCCTTGCTGCAAATGAACATACTGAAGCAGCAACTTCTGATCCATTAATTGGAAGGAAAGTGTGGACAAGATGGCCAGAGGACAACAGCTTTTATGAGGCCGTCATAACTGATTACAACCCCGCTGAG GGCCGACATGCTCTAGTCTACGATATAAATACAGCTAATGAGACATGGGAATGGGTAAATCTCAAAGAG ATACCTCCAGAGGATATCCAATGGGAAGGTGTGGACCCAGGAATTTCTCTTCGTGGTGCCCATAGTGGGCCGGGCCATGGAATCAAGAAATCCATGAGCCATGTTGGTTATCCTAGCGGTGGAAGAGGGAGAGGAGGATCCATAAAGGGAGAATCCAGGAGAGAATTTCTGCCAACACAGAATGGTTTTACAAAGAAAGTTTCTGATGACATTGAATTATTCAACACAGAGACGTTGGTTCAGGAG GTGGAGAAGGTTTTTGCTTTGAATCATCCTGATCCCCATGAACTTGAGAAGGCAAAAAGGATGCTGAAA GAGCATGAACAGGCACTTGTCGAGGCAATTGAAGGCTTGCAGATGCATCTGATGGTGAAAGTG GTGACTTCCAATTCTTGCATGGCCAAGCAATGGATGGGGATAGAGGTTGAGAGAAAGAATTTGGCAGAAAATTTCAATGATGATCAAAGGAAGGGCTCATGGTTGAACTGTTAA
- the LOC110620993 gene encoding protein EMSY-LIKE 1 isoform X3: MDYELSDSSGTDDDLPPHQNTIAKGERFLGNGRSAVGCAAYSRMYTDMEAQIHHLEQEAYSAVLRAFKAQSDAISWEKEGLITELRKELRVSDDQHRELLTKVNGDEIIRRIREWRQTGGHQAARSSASQPVHNVVPSPSVSGSRKKQKTSQSQGSMPGLPSMKYTHYPSSVPAGNHYVNRSSSGALAANEHTEAATSDPLIGRKVWTRWPEDNSFYEAVITDYNPAEGRHALVYDINTANETWEWVNLKEIPPEDIQWEGVDPGISLRGAHSGPGHGIKKSMSHVGYPSGGRGRGGSIKGESRREFLPTQNGFTKKVSDDIELFNTETLVQEVEKVFALNHPDPHELEKAKRMLKEHEQALVEAIARLADASDGESGEHQFLHGQAMDGDRG, from the exons ATGGACTATGAACTTTCAGATAGTAGTG GTACTGATGATGATCTACCTCCACATCAAAATACAATTGCGAAGGGAGAACGGTTTTTAGGAAACGGAAGATCTGCTGTTGGTTGTGCCGCATATTCTAGAATGTACACTGACATGGAGGCTCAAATTCATCACCTTGAGCAAGAAGCTTACAGTGCTGTATTGCGTGCTTTTAAGGCTCAGTCTGATGCCATTTCTTGG GAGAAGGAGGGTTTAATAACAGAACTTAGGAAGGAGCTCAGAGTATCAGATGATCAACACAGAGAGCTTCTGACCAAAGTTAATGGGGATGAGATCATCAGAAGGATCAG GGAGTGGAGACAGACAGGTGGCCACCAAGCTGCAAGGAGCAGTGCATCACAACCAGTTCATAATGTTGTACCCAGTCCTAGTGTTTCAGGCTCCCGTAAAAAACAGAAGACATCCCAATCG CAGGGATCAATGCCTGGTCTACCCTCTATGAAGTATACGCATTACCCTTCTAGTGTTCCTGCTGGAAATCATTATGTTAACCGTAGTTCTTCTGGAGCCCTTGCTGCAAATGAACATACTGAAGCAGCAACTTCTGATCCATTAATTGGAAGGAAAGTGTGGACAAGATGGCCAGAGGACAACAGCTTTTATGAGGCCGTCATAACTGATTACAACCCCGCTGAG GGCCGACATGCTCTAGTCTACGATATAAATACAGCTAATGAGACATGGGAATGGGTAAATCTCAAAGAG ATACCTCCAGAGGATATCCAATGGGAAGGTGTGGACCCAGGAATTTCTCTTCGTGGTGCCCATAGTGGGCCGGGCCATGGAATCAAGAAATCCATGAGCCATGTTGGTTATCCTAGCGGTGGAAGAGGGAGAGGAGGATCCATAAAGGGAGAATCCAGGAGAGAATTTCTGCCAACACAGAATGGTTTTACAAAGAAAGTTTCTGATGACATTGAATTATTCAACACAGAGACGTTGGTTCAGGAG GTGGAGAAGGTTTTTGCTTTGAATCATCCTGATCCCCATGAACTTGAGAAGGCAAAAAGGATGCTGAAA GAGCATGAACAGGCACTTGTCGAGGCAATTGCAAGGCTTGCAGATGCATCTGATGGTGAAAGTG GTGAACACCAATTCTTGCATGGCCAGGCAATGGATGGGGATAGAGGTTGA
- the LOC110620993 gene encoding protein EMSY-LIKE 3 isoform X4, with the protein MDYELSDSSGTDDDLPPHQNTIAKGERFLGNGRSAVGCAAYSRMYTDMEAQIHHLEQEAYSAVLRAFKAQSDAISWEKEGLITELRKELRVSDDQHRELLTKVNGDEIIRRIREWRQTGGHQAARSSASQPVHNVVPSPSVSGSRKKQKTSQSQGSMPGLPSMKYTHYPSSVPAGNHYVNRSSSGALAANEHTEAATSDPLIGRKVWTRWPEDNSFYEAVITDYNPAEGRHALVYDINTANETWEWVNLKEIPPEDIQWEGVDPGISLRGAHSGPGHGIKKSMSHVGYPSGGRGRGGSIKGESRREFLPTQNGFTKKVSDDIELFNTETLVQEVEKVFALNHPDPHELEKAKRMLKEHEQALVEAIARLADASDGESGNEYMHA; encoded by the exons ATGGACTATGAACTTTCAGATAGTAGTG GTACTGATGATGATCTACCTCCACATCAAAATACAATTGCGAAGGGAGAACGGTTTTTAGGAAACGGAAGATCTGCTGTTGGTTGTGCCGCATATTCTAGAATGTACACTGACATGGAGGCTCAAATTCATCACCTTGAGCAAGAAGCTTACAGTGCTGTATTGCGTGCTTTTAAGGCTCAGTCTGATGCCATTTCTTGG GAGAAGGAGGGTTTAATAACAGAACTTAGGAAGGAGCTCAGAGTATCAGATGATCAACACAGAGAGCTTCTGACCAAAGTTAATGGGGATGAGATCATCAGAAGGATCAG GGAGTGGAGACAGACAGGTGGCCACCAAGCTGCAAGGAGCAGTGCATCACAACCAGTTCATAATGTTGTACCCAGTCCTAGTGTTTCAGGCTCCCGTAAAAAACAGAAGACATCCCAATCG CAGGGATCAATGCCTGGTCTACCCTCTATGAAGTATACGCATTACCCTTCTAGTGTTCCTGCTGGAAATCATTATGTTAACCGTAGTTCTTCTGGAGCCCTTGCTGCAAATGAACATACTGAAGCAGCAACTTCTGATCCATTAATTGGAAGGAAAGTGTGGACAAGATGGCCAGAGGACAACAGCTTTTATGAGGCCGTCATAACTGATTACAACCCCGCTGAG GGCCGACATGCTCTAGTCTACGATATAAATACAGCTAATGAGACATGGGAATGGGTAAATCTCAAAGAG ATACCTCCAGAGGATATCCAATGGGAAGGTGTGGACCCAGGAATTTCTCTTCGTGGTGCCCATAGTGGGCCGGGCCATGGAATCAAGAAATCCATGAGCCATGTTGGTTATCCTAGCGGTGGAAGAGGGAGAGGAGGATCCATAAAGGGAGAATCCAGGAGAGAATTTCTGCCAACACAGAATGGTTTTACAAAGAAAGTTTCTGATGACATTGAATTATTCAACACAGAGACGTTGGTTCAGGAG GTGGAGAAGGTTTTTGCTTTGAATCATCCTGATCCCCATGAACTTGAGAAGGCAAAAAGGATGCTGAAA GAGCATGAACAGGCACTTGTCGAGGCAATTGCAAGGCTTGCAGATGCATCTGATGGTGAAAGTGGTAATGAATATATGCATGCATGA
- the LOC110620554 gene encoding uncharacterized protein LOC110620554, whose product MESCMVSTTDGVCLQGRIFKPPQEATKNGSSGTAIVLVHPYSKLGGCQGLMQGMALRLAIKGFLAITFDMRGVGRSTGRCSLTGLPEIQDVIAVCRWVSQNLPAKKILLVGSSAGAPIAGSVVDQVEEVIGYVSIGYPFGLAASVLFGRHYKAILRSRKPKLFIMGTKDEFTSLQQLEKKLMSACGRVQAHLIVGVGHFEVEGPAYEARMVDLIVGFVAPLKQ is encoded by the exons ATGGAATCATGCATGGTCTCGACCACAGATGGAGTGTGTCTCCAAGGAAGAATTTTCAAGCCACCCCAAGAAGCGACCAAAAACGGCAGCTCAGGCACTGCAATAGTGCTGGTGCATCCGTACTCGAAGCTGGGTGGATGCCAAGGACTCATGCAGGGAATGGCATTGAGATTAGCCATCAAAGGCTTCCTTGCCATAACCTTTGATATGAGAGGTGTTGGAAGATCTACAGGCAGGTGTTCGCTCACTGGCTTGCCTGAAATCCAAGATGTTATTGCTGTTTGCAGATGGGTCTCACAGAACTTGCCTGCTAAAAAGATTTTGTTGGTGGGTTCCTCTGCAG GAGCTCCCATTGCTGGTTCTGTCGTTGATCAGGTGGAGGAAGTGATTGGGTATGTGAGTATTGGTTACCCATTTGGATTGGCAGCCTCTGTTTTGTTCGGGAGACACTATAAAGCAATTTTACGATCAAGAAAACCAAAATTATTCATAATGGGCACAAAGGATGAGTTTACAAGTTTACAACAGTTGGAGAAGAAGCTGATGTCTGCTTGTGGCCGTGTTCAAGCCCATCTTATCGTAGGAGTCGGCCACTTTGAAGTCGAGGGTCCTGCTTATGAAGCTCGGATGGTAGACCTAATTGTGGGCTTTGTTGCACCATTGAAGCAATGA
- the LOC110620692 gene encoding uncharacterized protein LOC110620692, with protein sequence MESCMVSTTDGVCLQGRIFKPSRETTKKGSSGTAIVLVHPYSKLGGCQGLMQGMALRLAIKGFLAITFDMRGVGRSTGKCSLTGLPEIQDVIAVCKWVSQNLPAKKILLVGSSAGAPIAGSAVDQLEEVIGYVSIGYPFGLAASVLFGRHHKAILRSRKPKLFIMGTKDEFTSLQQLEKKLMSACGLVQAHLIVGVGHFEVEGPAYDARMADLIMGFVAPLMQ encoded by the exons ATGGAATCATGCATGGTCTCCACCACAGATGGGGTGTGTCTCCAAGGAAGAATTTTCAAGCCATCGCGAGAAACCACCAAAAAAGGCAGCTCAGGCACTGCAATTGTGTTGGTGCATCCGTACTCGAAGCTGGGTGGATGCCAGGGACTCATGCAGGGAATGGCATTGAGACTAGCCATCAAAGGTTTCCTTGCCATAACCTTTGATATGAGAGGTGTTGGAAGATCTACAGGCAAGTGTTCGCTAACAGGCTTGCCTGAAATCCAAGATGTTATTGCTGTTTGCAAATGGGTCTCCCAGAACTTGCCTGCTAAAAAGATTTTGTTGGTGGGTTCCTCTGCAG GAGCTCCGATTGCTGGTTCAGCAGTTGATCAGCTGGAGGAAGTGATTGGGTACGTGAGTATTGGTTACCCATTTGGATTGGCAGCCTCTGTTCTGTTTGGGAGACACCATAAAGCAATTTTACGATCAAGAAAACCAAAATTATTCATAATGGGCACCAAGGATGAGTTCACAAGTTTACAACAGTTGGAGAAGAAGCTGATGTCTGCTTGTGGTCTTGTTCAAGCCCATCTTATTGTAGGAGTCGGCCACTTTGAAGTCGAGGGTCCTGCTTATGATGCTCGGATGGCAGATCTAATTATGGGTTTTGTTGCACCATTGATGCAATGA